Proteins encoded together in one Triticum dicoccoides isolate Atlit2015 ecotype Zavitan chromosome 7B, WEW_v2.0, whole genome shotgun sequence window:
- the LOC119340776 gene encoding putative disease resistance protein RGA4, producing MAELVATMVVGPLLSILNNKVSSSLLDQYKVMKGMEEQHEILMRKLPAILDIIADAEKAASLRRGAAAWLEAIKKVAYQANEVFDEFKYEALRRKAKKEGHYKELGFDVVKLFPTHNRFVFRNRMGRKLRKIVQAIEVLVTEMNAFGFKYEEQPLVSSQLRQAGHANTDPEEIKEIINESRANDKGAIVSRLVGQANNADLTVVPIVGMGGQGKTTLAQLVYNEPAIKKHFDLLLWVCASECFDVDSLAKSIVEEAHEKKDDSKDAATSKKTPPDILQNVVSGQRYLLVLDDFWERQVEIWRQLKARLEYGGMGSVVLTTTRDEQVAEIMCPIGAYNLKALEDKFIKKIIETTAFSRFKKAEERPSELVEMVDEIMKRCVGSPLAAVALGSVLCTKTSKVEWEAISISSNICIEETGILPILKLSYNDLPSHMKQCFAFCAVFPKDYEIDVDKLIQLWIAHGFIQEKQVPLETIGKQIFHELASRSFFQDVKQVQDCVEEIEYNGLFYSRTTCKIHDLMHDVALSVMKKECALATKEPAKIESFVTSEEPSQSECLPNTARHLFLSCKDPGKKLNSSLENSSPAIQTLLCDSYMSSSLQHLSKYTSLQALQLCSGSRSFSLRAKHLHHLRYLDLSRSYIRALPEDTSILYNLQTLNLSGCKSLETLPRQMKYMTALRHLYTHGCPQLKGMPRDLRKLTSLQTLTCFVAGSGSNCSNVGELGNLNLSGQLDLHHLENVTEEAANLVMKKLTELTFKWTVGPDNVVDEPSSQDDAKVLENLKPHNGLHAIGIHSYGAATFPTWMTMLQKSVEIHLFGCRKLQLLFSSGRDNETFAFPKLKALTLHALDSLERWWEIDNDKMHTEQMFPQLEKLSISHCENLKALPGQPTFPKLQNVHIKKCPQLTTTAKSPKLSVLDMEGREVELFLWVSRHMTSLTNLELTSIEHSTDTTSMGAENSLKEVVNVKKNGNDQDFPLEVLKLRDFESAVSITELCACFVHLQDLSIVRCHTLVHWPEKLFEGLVSLRNLLIRQCDNLTGYARASAEPSTSSETSQLLPRLESLMIRRCGNLVELFNVPASLRTMHINSCSKLESTYGRKQQQGQPVSSICQGSSSIEELSLYNCDGLTGVLYFPPSLKRLEIVKCGGLASLKSCSPELQSLEHLHLWNCKTLESLPDVPQAYSSLQHICISDCPGMKTLPASLQQHLGSIQEEHIDAHLYGNKPRPMLLKPKTWKYVCKG from the exons ATGGCGGAGCTGGTGGCCACCATGGTCGTCGGACCACTGCTCTCCATTCTCAACAATAAGGTATCCAGCAGCCTGCTCGACCAGTACAAGGTGATGAAAGGCATGGAGGAGCAACATGAGATCCTAATGCGCAAGCTTCCTGCCATTCTGGACATCATCGCCGACGCCGAGAAGGCGGCATCCCTGAGAAGAGGTGCAGCGGCCTGGCTCGAGGCCATCAAGAAAGTGGCTTACCAGGCCAATGAAGTCTTTGATGAGTTCAAGTACGAGGCACTTCGCCGCAAGGCCAAAAAGGAGGGACACTACAAGGAGCTTGGCTTTGATGTGGTAAAACTCTTTCCCACCCACAACCGCTTCGTCTTCCGTAACAGGATGGGAAGGAAGCTCCGCAAGATTGTGCAGGCCATCGAGGTCCTTGTGACCGAAATGAACGCCTTTGGCTTTAAGTATGAGGAACAGCCGCTGGTCTCCAGTCAATTACGGCAGGCTGGTCATGCTAACACTGACCCAGAGGAAATCAAAGAAATCATCAATGAATCCAGAGCCAATGATAAGGGTGCAATTGTTAGTAGACTAGTTGGGCAAGCTAACAATGCAGATCTCACAGTTGTTCCCATCGTTGGAATGGGCGGTCAGGGCAAGACCACCTTAGCGCAACTTGTTTACAACGAACCTGCAATTAAGAAGCATTTTGATTTGCTCCTATGGGTGTGTGCATCTGAATGCTTTGATGTGGACTCCTTGGCTAAAAGTATAGTTGAAGAAGCTCATGAGAAGAAGGATGATAGCAAAGATGCAGCCACTTCCAAGAAGACACCACCGGATATTCTTCAGAATGTAGTAAGCGGGCAAAGGTACCTCCTTGTATTGGATGATTTCTGGGAACGTCAGGTTGAGATTTGGAGACAGCTCAAGGCCCGCCTTGAATATGGTGGCATGGGTAGTGTGGTCTTGACAACTACTCGTGACGAACAAGTGGCTGAAATAATGTGCCCTATTGGAGCTTACAATCTCAAAGCTTTGGAAGATAAATTCATAAAGAAAATCATCGAGACAACAGCATTCAGCCGTTTCAAGAAGGCAGAGGAAAGGCCTAGCGAGTTGGTGGAAATGGTTGATGAGATTATGAAGAGATGTGTTGGTTCTCCTTTAGCTGCAGTAGCACTAGGCTCTGTACTGTGTACCAAGACCAGTAAGGTAGAATGGGAGGCTATATCAATCAGCAGCAACATTTGCATCGAGGAGACAGGAATCTTACCAATACTCAAGCTCAGTTACAATGACTTGCCGTCGCATATGAAGCAATGCTTTGCTTTTTGTGCTGTGTTTCCCAAGGATTATGAGATTGATGTGGACAAGCTGATCCAACTATGGATTGCACATGGCTTCATCCAGGAAAAGCAAGTTCCTCTTGAAACAATTGGCAAACAGATTTTCCATGAGCTTGCCTCAAGGTCATTCTTTCAGGATGTGAAACAAGTCCAAGactgtgttgaggaaattgaatacAATGGCTTGTTTTATTCCAGAACTACATGTAAAATCCACGATCTTATGCATGATGTTGCACTTTCTGTAATGAAAAAGGAGTGTGCATTGGCAACTAAGGAACCAGCCAAGATTGAATCTTTTGTCACAAGTGAGGAACCAAGTCAGAGTGAGTGCCTTCCGAACACAGCTCGGCATTTATTTTTGTCATGCAAGGACCCAGGAAAAAAATTGAATAGTTCTCTGGAGAACAGCTCTCCAGCCATCCAAACACTTTTGTGTGATAGCTATATGAGTAGTTCATTGCAACATCTATCAAAATACACCtctttgcaagcattacaactttgTTCAGGTAGTAGATCATTTTCGCTGAGAGCAAAACATCTACATCACCTGAGGTACCTAGATCTCTCAAGAAGTTATATCAGAGCACTTCCTGAAGATACGAGCATTCTTTACAACCTGCAAACACTTAACCTCTCTGGCTGTAAATCTCTTGAAACACTTCCGAGACAAATGAAGTATATGACTGCACTGCGTCACCTTTACACTCATGGTTGTCCACAGTTGAAAGGCATGCCTAGAGACCTAAGAAAACTCACATCCCTACAGACACTTACATGTTTTGTAGCAGGTAGTGGCTCTAATTGCAGCAATGTTGGAGAGCTCGGGAATTTAAACCTCAGTGGTCAACTAGATTTACATCATCTAGAGAACGTGACAGAAGAAGCTGCAAACCTTGTAATGAAGAAACTAACAGAACTGACATTCAAATGGACTGTTGGACCGGATAACGTTGTTGATGAGCCTAGCAGTCAGGATGATGCAAAAGTGCTCGAGAATCTCAAACCTCATAATGGACTACATGCCATAGGGATACACTCATATGGTGCCGCCACCTTCCCGACATGGATGACTATGTTGCAAAAAAGCGTAGAGATCCATCTTTTTGGTTGTAGAAAACTGCAATTGTTGTTCAGCAGTGGCCGTGATAATGAAACCTTCGCATTTCCAAAACTAAAAGCGCTTACGTTGCATGCTCTTGACTCTTTGGAAAGATGGTGGGAGATAGATAATGACAAGATGCACACAGAACAGATGTTTCCTCAGCTTGAGAAGTTGTCCATTAGTCACTGTGAAAATTTGAAAGCATTGCCCGGACAACCGACCTTCCCTAAGCTTCAGAATGTTCATATTAAGAAATGTCCACAGTTGACAACTACAGCTAAATCACCAAAGCTTAGTGTATTGGACATGGAAGGACGTGAGGTAGAGTTGTTCTTGTGGGTATCGAGACATATGACTTCATTGACCAATCTGGAACTGACTAGCATTGAACATAGTACAGATACAACCTCGATGGGGGCTGAGAATAGTTTGAAGGAAGTGGTGAACGTCAAGAAGAATGGGAATGATCAAGACTTTCCTCTAGAAGTTTTGAAGTTAAGAGACTTCGAGTCAGCTGTAAGTATAACAGAGCTGTGTGCATGCTTTGTACACCTTCAAGATTTGTCAATTGTGAGGTGCCATACGCTCGTCCACTGGCCAGAAAAATTGTTCGAAGGATTGGTATCCTTGAGGAACCTTCTGATTCGGCAATGCGATAATTTGACTGGATATGCACGAGCTTCTGCTGAGCCATCAACATCATCAGAAACCAGTCAGCTCCTGCCACGTCTAGAGTCTCTAATGATAAGGAGATGTGGAAACTTGGTTGAGCTCTTCAACGTCCCTGCTTCTCTCAGGACAATGCACATTAATAGTTGCAGTAAGCTTGAGTCCACATATGGCAGGAAGCAGCAGCAGGGACAGCCAGTATCATCGATTTGTCAAGGGTCATCCAGTATAGAAGAATTATCATTATACAACTGTGATGGCTTAACAGGGGTCCTCTATTTTCCCCCGTCCCTCAAGAGACTAGAAATTGTTAAGTGTGGTGGGTTGGCATCTCTGAAATCCTGCTCTCCCGAGCTCCAATCCTTGGAGCACCTCCACCTTTGGAATTGCAAGACCCTGGAATCCCTACCGGATGTGCCGCAAGCATACTCATCTCTCCAACATATTTGCATCAGCGACTGCCCTGGTATGAAGACGCTCCCTGCAAGCCTGCAGCAACACCTTGGCAGCATCCAGGAGGAACACATAGATGCCCATCTTTATGGAA ATAAGCCAAGGCCTATGCTGCTGAAGCCCAAGACATGGAAGTATGTCTGCAAAGGTTGA